A segment of the Robbsia sp. KACC 23696 genome:
TGATGCAGCAGATCAGCCAGAACGAGGATGAGAAGATCCTGATGCTGGCGGGGATCGCCCACGATCTGAAGGCGCCGCTGACGCGGATGAAGCTGCGCGCCAGCGTGCTTGCCGACGACGAGGCGCGTCTGCAGTTCACGCGCGACGTGGATTCGTTAACGCATATCGTCCAGCAATTCCTCGAATTCGCCGGCTCGGAACCGGCCGATGGCCCCGATATCAGCGTCGATGCCTTTATCCGCGCGCAGTTTTCGGCACCCGAGACTGGCGAGGAGTCCCTGTTCGTCCAGCATCTGGCGGCGGGCCCGGCGTTCACGTTGCCGCGTACCTTGATCGATCGTCTTGCCAGTAATCTGGTGGATAACGCGCTCGAGCATGGCGGCGCGCCGGTCGAGTTGCGTACGCGGCGTGAAGGGGAGGACTGGATCTTCGAAGTGCGCGACCATGGCCCCGGCATTCCCGAGGCGCTGATCGAGGAAGCGGGCAAGCCTTTCGCGCGGTTGGACCCGGCGCGCAGCGGCGACGGTCATTGCGGTCTGGGACTGGCCATCGTCGCGCGGCTCGCGCGCAAGCGGCGCGGACACTATCGGATTCACAATGCGCCGGACGGCGGCCTGGTGGTCAGCGTGTTGTTGCCTGTCGATGCCTCGGTCGACCGGACGTCGGCCACCGTTTGACGCAACGCCGCTAGAGGGTACGCCCGAGAGAAGGTGCGCCACCACGAGCGGCGGCGCGCCCCTGACTTTAAGGCGACGTCGCCGTGATGCCCTTGGGCTTCCATGCCGTGGACGGCGTGCCGTACGGATTGGCGGGGGCGGTGGCAGGCGCTGGCATTGGCGCATCGCCTGCGAACGGCGCCTGCGCCGGTTGCGTGGCGGCATAGGCCGGCGCGTTGCCTGCCGGTGCCGTCCGCGCGCCGGTGTACGGCGAGACATAGCCGTTTGCCGGAGAGGCGGGGGCCGGCGTCTGCATCGCGCTGTACGGATTCGCCTGGATCGGCGGCATCGCTTGCGCCGGTGCCGGCAGCGGCTGCGCGCCCGGATCCTGCATCGGCACCGCCATCACTTCCGCGCTCGAATAGCTGGCCGCGCCATTCGTCGAAATCGTATAGCCGCTGCTACGCTGCAAGGGGACGGCGGCCATCTGGGTGTCTTGCACCGGGACGACCATCTGACGCACCAAGCCACGCATCTTCGTCGACGTGGTCGCGAAACGATCGATGTTCAAGCCTTCCGTCTGGTAATGCGCGACGACGATTTCGTTGCCATGGACCAGCCGCAGATCGATAGTCGACAGATAACGGGTATAACCGTCGCTGAATTCGCGCTGGCCGTAGTCCATCGACGCCGTATAGGTCAGCCGCGACTCGCAATCCGGTGGGGCGTTGCCCGCGTTATAGACCATCGAGGTCACCCCGCGCGAGGCCAGCGCGACGCGCAAGGCCGGCACGAGATCCGCCAGGTTCACCTGATTGTTGATTTCGATACAGACGTGCTTGACGGGCAGCGGTGTGCCGGTGACGTAGGTCGGCGAAGAGACGCGCGATGCCACCGCGAAGCCGGCCTGTGTCACCGAACCGACAGCATCCGCCGCCGACACCAGCGTCCAGGCGCAGCCCGACGTCAACGACATGGCCGCCGCCGCTGCGGCGATCGTCGTCCAAGCGCCCAGGCGTCCGCGACGCACGCGTCCGTGCCTGACGCGCGCCGAGGCCATCGATTGGGGGGCCGCGCTGGATGCTTGCGCGTCCGCGGGGTGCCGATACTCCTTTGCATTCATTGCCGTGTGCCGTCCGCCCGAAATAGGGGTCTTCGTCAGTGTTGCGATGATCGCGTATCTCGTGTCGGGCAAAATACCGAGCAAGGACAGCGGAACGTCGAGTCCTTACGAATTCTTACCTGGTGAAAAGAGATGAGCGATCGGAACGAAGAAACGACGGCGCCGGCCTGGTTCGCAGCGCTGCGTGGGCGATGGCGCCTGCGTCGTTGCGTTCTCGTCTGGGCAGCGCCGTCGCAGCCCGATGCGGCGGGATGGCCGCACGTGGAGGCGCGATTGACTGGCGAGGTGCGCCTGGATCCCGCGGAAAGCGCGATCGCGTTGCACTATGAAGAAACGGGCGTATTGCGTCTGCGGCATGGCGCGCTATTGCAATCGAAGCGACGTTATCTCTATCGGTGCGAGGTTGGCGAATCACAGCAGCAGTTGGCGATCGATTTTGCCGACGGTCCGTCCGCGGGCTTGCCCTTCGTGCAACTGCCCTGGCCCGCGCTAAGCGAACGCGACGCGGCCGAGGGAGAGGATCTGCATCTGTGTGGCGCCGATCGTTACCGTGTGCGATATCGATTCGAAACGTTGCATGGTGCGATGACGTCTGTCGATAAGACGATCGATGGGAACGGCAAGGTGCATACGCGTCCTGGAGCGGAAGCCGTTGCATGGGATCGTATTAAACAGCGTGGGGATGAAGCGGAAAGTCGGGAGGGCGACAATGCATCGCCGTTGTGGCATCGCATCGTGCAACGGACCCGCGTACGCGGACCGAAGAAGGACTACGCGATCGTCTCGATATTAGATCGTATCGAGGCGTGAAGCGTGTCTGCTTCCGGTATGGTCACCGGTCACGATGACCATACCGGACGACGCGCCGACAACGCGCGTCTTGAAACACACAAGCATGAATTACGCTTGTGCCGATGCGTCGGCTGCTGCCGGTGCAGCGACCGGTGCCGTAGCAGCGGTCTTGCGCGGTGCGCGGGTCTTCTTCGCGACGACCGGTGCTGCCGGTGCCTTCGCGGCGCGACGCAGCACTGCAGCCTTCTTCACGACAGCCTTCGTTGCGGCCTTCTTTGCAACCGGCTTCACTGCCGCTTGCTTCGGCGCTGCCTTCTTGGCGACTGCCTTCTTCGCCACGACCTTCTTTGCAACAGCCTTCTTCGCCGGAGTCTTCGTTGCTGCTTTCTTTGCAACGGCCTTCTTAGCAACCGGTGCTGCCGGTGCAGCCTTGATCACTGCCTGGGCTTCCTTCACGGCTGCCTTCACTGCCTTTTCATACAGCGCGACTTTTTCCGCTGCATCCTTGCGCGCTTCGGCAGTCTTCGCCAAGGCCTTCTTTGCTGCTTCGCCCAACTTCAGAGCGGTGGCTTCCAATTTAGCCAGCGGCGTGGCCTTGATTCCCTTCGGCATTTTTTCTTCTCCTCGTTGATAAACCCGCGAAGTGTTGCCTTCTTTACCGTTACTGTCAATGTTTCCTGATCGTGTCTCTCGTGTCTGTCAATCGAAATTTTCTTTTATGGAACGCAGTGTTTGAATTTGACACTGGAAATATAGAGGTCCTTTCACAATCAGGGCTTTGCGTTCTTGGCGTGAAGAAAAATACGGTAATGAAGCGTAGGCGCAACGCGCATGACATAACGAAAGCAGAAGCACGCAAAGAAAATGAAAACGACGTTGACGCGTGCATCGAAAAAATTCGCGAGACGCACTCTTGAAAAGCGTTGGACGAGGCGCATATCGGTAACAGGCAGGTGCTCATCGGAGGCCTGCCCCACTTTATCGCTTGCTTCTCAAAGGATATGACCATGCGTACTTGTGACTTCGCTCCGCTGTTTCGTTCGGTGATCGGTTTCGACGAATTCGCTCGTGTACTCGATGATGCTTCCCGTGGCGATGCGTCGCCGAGCTATCCGCCGTACAACATCGAACTGGTGGAAGAAAATCAATACCGCATCTCGATGGCTGTTGCCGGTTTCGATCGCAGTGATCTGGATATCGAAACGGAACGCAACACGCTGAAGATCACCGGCCGTCGCCGTGCCGAAAACACGCAACGCACGTTCTTGCATCGCGGCATTGCCGAACGCGATTTCGAACATCGCTTCAAGTTGTCGGATCATGTGAAAGTGACCGGCGCAAGTTTGGATAATGGCTTGCTGCGTGTCGATCTGGTTCGTGAAATTCCGGAAGCGCTGAAGCCGCGTCGTATCGAAATCGGTGCCGGTTCGCGTTTGATCGATGCTGCCGCAACCGCTGCGGCACCTGCCGACACGCTGTCGACGGCACCGGTTGCCACACGCGTCGCGTAAGGCATCATGCGAGGGATGCGTCGCCTCGCTTTTGCCTGAATCCCTTCGCTCGATGAAGCGATTCGCAATGGCGATCGGCTAGCATCGTCCGCGGTCCGCTGTCTCGGAAACGCCCCCGTTTGCCTTGTCGCAAACGGGGGCGTCGTCATTTGCGAGATGCCTGGCAAGCAATGCCTCGCAGCGTGTTGTGTCGAACCGCTGTTTCGCATGACGCGACATCACTTCGCGTACGTCTTCGTGCTGTCACATTCGGTTGTCAACGTGAGGGGCCGAGGAAGCACAGGACGCAGTAATGAGAACACGGCCAGCAATCGGTAGCACGGCAATGCCGCCCGATGATGCCCAGGACGAAGCACGGGGTGTCGTACCGCAACGCGCGGCACGTCCCGCGGCGACTGCTGTGCCGCCGTTACAGCGCCCGGATGAAGGATCGCCGCTCGGACGTTTGATGCGAGGGAAGAAACGCATCGCGGATTCCCGTCCGGCCCGATTCCTGTCGCGATCGATCGAGGTCAACACGGCCTTGTTTCATTCGTCGCGAAACGGGCGACCGCTCGATCCGGCCAATTTCAACGAAGGCAGCGTATCCGCCAACGACGTGCGGGAAGGCGCCGACGCGAGTCTGCAAAGACAGGCGCAATTGCGCGCGGAGGCGCTGCAAGACGCCGTCTCGCCCGATAAGAAAATGGACAAGCTGGCGCAGAAGGCGCGCGCCGTTGCGGTCCAGAGCGAATGGATCGGCGGCGTGTCGGACAAGCAGAAGACCGATCGTCGGCCATCGCTCGCCACCACGCTGTCTCCCAAGCGCCTCGCGTCCGCCGTGCAGCGCGCGATACAGCCATCGCCTCGCGATGAACCTGACGCGGCAACGGGTGCCGCTTCGGAGCAGATCGCGCTCGGTCCACGCGATGCGCTGCCGGATCGTTCGCCGGCACATGCCATCGCGGCCTTGCACAGTGCCGACGCGTGGACGCGTTGGATCACGCTGGCACTGCCGCCGCGCGCGCACGGCGAGGCGCACAATGCGCGCCGTGCCGACGGCGGCGCGTTGGCGGCGACGTTGCCGGACCTCGATCAGTTGCAAGCCGACCGAGCGGCGAGCGAGCGGCTTCGTCATGTGTTGCGAGCACTCGGTCCGCCGTCGTCGCCGATTGCGCGGGAGTCTGGCGTGTTGACGGTGCAGACGTTGCACCGTCTGGGCATCGCCGATGCGGAGGAGGCCGCCGCCGTGCTGGAGGCGGTGCGAAACCTCGACTTCGAGGACCCCTCGCGGATGCCTGCCGCGACGCCCGACGCGGCCGCTGCCTGGCGCGTCGCGCGTGCCATGGCGCAGACGACGCCCGGCTTCGATGCATTGATGCAATTACGGGGTGAACGGCGCGCGCGCAATCCGCTGGGTGACTTGATCGATGTACCGACCGCGCAGGCGCATCGTCGCGATGCGCAACGGATCATGCTGCAGGTGGCCGAACGGTTGGAGCCCGAGGACGCATTGCCCTTGCGTGCTGCGCGAGCGGACGGCACCGCGCGCCGCGCGGGCGGTATCCTCGATCCGGCAGCAGCGGGACCGCGTCCGGATCCCTCTCCGGCCGCCGTGATCGCGCGACATCGCGCCGCGGGCATCGGCGATCCGGCGCATCCCGATATGGCGCGTTGGCGCGAAGCGCCGCTGGCGTGGCGCAGTGGCGAAGCCGCCTTGGCGATGCTGCGCGCGAACGGCAGTGCGGCGCTGCTGCATCCGGATGCCGTTGGCGATTTCGTCGCTTGGCAACATGGTTTTCGAGAGGACGGGCCCGGCAGCGACTACGCACTGACGCGTGGCCGTCTGCATAAGTTCACGGCAAAAACGATTCCACGCGCGGCGCAATCGCAATCGAAAAACTTTATCCCGCGCCTGTTCGGCAAAAGACGCTCGCCGTTGTCGGCGTTGCCGCGTTTCGGGACGCAAGGGGTGCCGCGCAAAGCGATCAAGGTCGAACACGAAGCCCTGAAGGCCGGTATCGACGCCGTCATCGCGACGTTGCCGGAAGCGGTGGCGGTGGAGGCGCGTCGCGCATTGCCGGCGATGCCGGCGGATGCGGCCATCGCGACATTGCAGGACTGGGCCGATCGCGCCGGCACGCACGCGACGCCGGCATTTCAGGATGCGCTGACGCGCGTGCGCACGCTCGCGCATCCGGGCGAGATGGCGGCGCCGCCGGTTCCGCTCGGTATCGCAAGGCCTGCGATCGACGCAGGCAATGCGAACGCGGCCGATGCGAACGCACAGGCTGCCGACGAACATCAGATGCTGACCGCCGACGATCCGGTGAGTCTGGCGCGCCGGACCTTGCAGGCGGTTGCGCGCGCCTTGCCTTCGAGTTCTCGGTTACGGCTCGCGGATGGGCATCGCGTCGGCTTCAGTACGCGGGGCTTATCGGCGAATGTGTCTACCGCGCTGGGCCTCGTCGGCATCCCCGTTTCGCCGCGCCTGGATCTTCGGGCGAGCCGTCAACGTGAAGCCGTCGTCGAGATGGCGCGTAACACGCAGGGCGTCGACGTGTTTATCGGGACGACAGATACGACGACGACGCATGCCGCTGCCGGCGTGTTGGTGGGATACGATGTCGACGTGGGGCTCGCGCAGTTTCGCGCCGGTGTGACGGTGCAGGGCACCGCGCATTCGGACGCGCGTCAGCGTCCGCGCGGCGCGATGCTGCGCGTGGCGCGACGCGTCGATGCGAACGGCAATCGGTATAACGACGCGCCAATGCTACAGAAAGCCGAACAGCTCGTTTCGCATCTTTTCGACGAATCGTTGCGGCTGAACGGGCAAGCGCCGCTCGACGGCGCGGCGGCGGACGCG
Coding sequences within it:
- a CDS encoding DUF6314 family protein, with the translated sequence MSDRNEETTAPAWFAALRGRWRLRRCVLVWAAPSQPDAAGWPHVEARLTGEVRLDPAESAIALHYEETGVLRLRHGALLQSKRRYLYRCEVGESQQQLAIDFADGPSAGLPFVQLPWPALSERDAAEGEDLHLCGADRYRVRYRFETLHGAMTSVDKTIDGNGKVHTRPGAEAVAWDRIKQRGDEAESREGDNASPLWHRIVQRTRVRGPKKDYAIVSILDRIEA
- a CDS encoding Hsp20 family protein, which gives rise to MRTCDFAPLFRSVIGFDEFARVLDDASRGDASPSYPPYNIELVEENQYRISMAVAGFDRSDLDIETERNTLKITGRRRAENTQRTFLHRGIAERDFEHRFKLSDHVKVTGASLDNGLLRVDLVREIPEALKPRRIEIGAGSRLIDAAATAAAPADTLSTAPVATRVA